TCAATCTTTCCGGCCAAACACAAGCCTTCAATCAAATCCTTGTAAGTTGAAACATCAGGAAGACAACCGCGATCTCTCATATCAGCAAGCAATCTAAAACATTCATCCATCTGATCAGCCTTCGCAAGTGCGACAATAATGATGCTATATGTCTTGGCAGTAGGCGAAGATATCGTCGATCCCCGGGTTCGCATGAACTCAAATAACTCCCTCGCCTCTGAAACCATTCCAGCGCTGCAGAACGCATCTATGGCCGCATTGTAAGTGAAGTTCTCTGGTGTGTGGCCTCTCTGAAGCATTTCATCAAGCACCTTCATGGCATTCTTCGGGTCTCTAACTCGGCACCAACCGAAGAACAAAATGCTGTAAGTGTTTGCATCAGGCACTACTTTGCTCTTCATTCTATGAAACAATAGCACAGCTTCTTCAACCAAGCAACACTTGCACAAAGAATCAAGAAGCAAGTTGAATGCATCCAATGCTGGCTCTGTCTTCAGCttgagcttcttcttcttggcgAATTTGCGCAAATGGGTGAGGTGTTTGTCAGTGTAGGTTCTCAAGATCGTTATCAATGCATCAACGGGCACTGAATTGCAGCACCTCCGTTTCATATAATCCAAGACATCGCAGACAACGCCGAACTGTTTGTTCTTGTACTTGGTGCTGGATAATACGTCGATCATGAAGTTGTAGGTCTGGCGTTCGTGCGCGTAGCTGTCTTGGTGAGCGGCCCAAGTGAAGAACCGAAAGGCGAGCTTTTCTTCGTAACGGAGCCTGTGAATGACATCGAGGACAAGCTCAGTGGAGAGTTCGATGCCGAGTGAATCCAGGGATGTCTCCAAACTCCGTCCAGCGCCGGAGCTGGAGGTTATAGCGTCGAACACTTGATCGGCAACTGGAATTCGAGCTTCGTCATTTGATGTTAAGCTGGAGAACGATTTGGGATTAGGGAATGGGGAATTCGTATAGAAAGATGATGATTTGGATTGAAAGATGAATATAGACGAAGGGATTGCATTGAATCGCGTAGATGAAGTCCGATAGGGATTCAAGAAACGAATGGAGATCGATAGCAATCGAACCAAACGCATTCGAGAATTTTGCGATAGTAGTGTTTGTCGAAATGCGTGAGAAAAAGAGAGGAAGATCGGTATAAATGGGTTCAAATTGCATGCTGGCCCTTCAATTGTCAAGTATTACGTCTAACCCCTTAGAAGAAAGTATGTGCATATACCCTCgtagatattttaatatttatatatatatagggaaaaaatAATCTAGGTACGTCTCTAGATTACTGTCTCTAACGACGTTTAATCATAACCGTTAGATTATTATCCAacaaatgtttatttatataatttatgttaCTATATAACACTATAATAGACgtttttaactttttcatgATGATTTGTAGTCGTTATATTACCATCCGATGACTACTATAAATGTCTATAGATTTCAAATCCAAAAATGTCACTAAATTACtcattctcatatatatatatatatgcgcgTCTGTGCGTGtctcttaattttataattgcCTGTAGATATAATgcttaaatatgttttaaatatgtgcaaaaatcttagttttaaaaagagtgtatatatatatatatatgaaattaaattttggtgAGGGCTGTACATAATTACGAGTCTTACAAGGGCCTGTATATCAAATAAATCCTGGTTAAAGGATATATATAGCAGATGAAGATATTACCTCAAATACATAAAAATCAGgggaaaataaaattacaaacataTTCAACTTCGTTTGTTATCTTGAGGGTTGCAAAACAATGATGCAGAAAGATGATTCAGAGTGTAGATAAAAACTTCCTCCAAGAAGTTTATTTGGAGGCAAGCATCAAAGTTATGCAGCCAAGGAGTCACTTTACAGCACAAGGtaaatttcaaacaaacatgaaggCCGATGAAGTAATGGAACTCTGACGATGAAGTTCTGTCAATGCAGCATTGATCAGTGCTCAGTTAGAGTAGAAGAAACAAGAATAGTGTAATAACCGCTTGATCAACAGGATCAATGTAATTCTCTGAGTCAGACCTGTGATGTCATCAAGTTCAGGTTGTAATGCATGTCTTTGCTGATCTTTAATTCAAACTAAATGAGAAAGGCTTACATAAGGTCAAACAAGATTAATAAAGAGCAGCTTTGGCAACAAGATCAGCGTATTCCTCGGCAACAAATGACTTCACCTTCAGCTTTGAGTCGCTTGGGGATGCATACTTCACTCCAATGACTGTTGCCAGACCTGCAATGTGACCAAATTTATGTTCTAATGCTTGTGTTTGAGTTTCTTTTTCATGTTATATGACAAACACTGAATGTCAGTGAAAGTTTCAACATGCAAAGTAGGATGTTGTGAAGTTTGAGACAGAAATGGCAGCATTTGGAAGATCACTTACTGTCATGTACCCGCCCATATATGAATCTCTCCCCACACCAGTACTCCAGAGGTCTTGACTTGATCCTTGTGCTGCGCCTTACACCAGCATTCCAAGTAGTACCAGCACCTACAGACGCAGAAATCCATCATGATCAGTGCGCACGTGCTAGATTCGTAGGATATAACAGCCAACAAAGAGGTATTTGATCATAATTTGTGCGGTCACACAATCAAGATTCCAAAACTCAGTTAAAATGTAAGACCTGCAAGACTATATCTCTTTGAAGCAGGATTTGGTTTCTTTCGCTTGGGTGAATGTGCTTTGCGTTTTGTTCCTCTGTTCAATGTCTCAGAATTTGCCCGAAGATCTTGTTCCTATAAGACAATTGAGAAATGCACTTGGAACATGAATGTATGCACATGATTTAAGTATTCTGATAAGTTAGGACATGAAAAGCAACCTCATTATTCTCTTTAGATATGGCACGGGAGTCTTCTGATCGTTCATCAGTAGGAAGAACTGTTGCTTGAGCGCCAGTCGAGTTCTCTGTCCATCATGCGGAGAAAATACATTACAACACAATAACAGCTTAAACATCATCATCAGTATAGACCACCACACAGGAAGTGTTCACATGCTGCCATGCATGTGAACTTACAGTTGCCCTAAAAGAAAGGTCTTGTTTCAGAGTTTTATGTTTTAGT
The Dioscorea cayenensis subsp. rotundata cultivar TDr96_F1 unplaced genomic scaffold, TDr96_F1_v2_PseudoChromosome.rev07_lg8_w22 25.fasta BLBR01000479.1, whole genome shotgun sequence DNA segment above includes these coding regions:
- the LOC120254507 gene encoding pentatricopeptide repeat-containing protein At1g73400, mitochondrial-like — encoded protein: MRLVRLLSISIRFLNPYRTSSTRFNAIPSSIFIFQSKSSSFYTNSPFPNPKSFSSLTSNDEARIPVADQVFDAITSSSGAGRSLETSLDSLGIELSTELVLDVIHRLRYEEKLAFRFFTWAAHQDSYAHERQTYNFMIDVLSSTKYKNKQFGVVCDVLDYMKRRCCNSVPVDALITILRTYTDKHLTHLRKFAKKKKLKLKTEPALDAFNLLLDSLCKCCLVEEAVLLFHRMKSKVVPDANTYSILFFGWCRVRDPKNAMKVLDEMLQRGHTPENFTYNAAIDAFCSAGMVSEARELFEFMRTRGSTISSPTAKTYSIIIVALAKADQMDECFRLLADMRDRGCLPDVSTYKDLIEGLCLAGKIDDAYKVLDEMGHKGFPADILTYNCFLNVLCNLKRSEEALRLCERMIELGCEPSVHTYNMLITMFFAMGEPDRAIGVWHEMDNRGCARNADSYSIMIEGLLRFERIDNACFLLDELINCGMKLPYRSFDSLLRQFSEIGNLRAIHRLSDHMRKFYNVAMARRFAISEKKKSMSLRRQ